From the Saimiri boliviensis isolate mSaiBol1 chromosome X, mSaiBol1.pri, whole genome shotgun sequence genome, one window contains:
- the MOSPD1 gene encoding motile sperm domain-containing protein 1 isoform X2, with translation MHQQKRQPELVEGNLPVFVFPTELIFYADDQSTHKQVLTLYNPYEFALKFKVLCTTPNKYVVVDAAGAVKPQCCVDIVIRHRDVRSCHYGVIDKFRLQVSEQSQRKALGRKEVVATLLPSAKEQQKEEEEKRIKEHLTESLFFEQSFQPGLITMAILRT, from the exons AtgcatcaacaaaaaagacaaccAGAGTTAGTGGAAGGAAATCTTCCTGTTTTCGTGTTCCCCACGGAGCTCATATTTTATGCAGATGATCAGTCAACACATAAGCAAGTGTTGACACTGTACAATCCCTATGAGTTTGCCTTAAAGTTCAAAG ttttgtgtACTACTCCAAATAAGTATGTTGTCGTTGATGCTGCAGGTGCAGTAAAGCCTCAGTGTTGTGTGGATAT TGTGATTCGTCATAGAGATGTTCGATCGTGTCACTATGGCGTGATAGACAAATTCCGTCTCCAAGTTTCCGAGCAAAGCCAAAGGAAGGCTTTGGGAAGAAAAGAGGTTGTTGCTACTCTTCTCCCATCAGCAAAAGAAcaacaaaaggaagaagaggaaaaaagaataaaggaacatttaactgaaagtttattttttgagcAGTCGTTTCAACCAG